The following are encoded in a window of Castanea sativa cultivar Marrone di Chiusa Pesio chromosome 9, ASM4071231v1 genomic DNA:
- the LOC142609679 gene encoding L-type lectin-domain containing receptor kinase IV.1-like, whose translation MFTKLLILLPLLGSLVVSQDTSFTYNGFTSANLSLDGLAIITSNGLLRLTNDTKQQQGHAFYTTPISFKNSLNDTAFSFSTTFVFAIASGYPTLRGHGIAFVISPTRGRPGALPSTYLGLFNETNNGNATNHVVAVELDTIQSPEFKDINDNHVGVDINGMVSENSSLAGYYADSGAFMNLTLISGNPMQVWVEYDGVKKQLNVTLAPIGVGKPKFPLLSLSRDLSPIINKTMYVGFSSATGSLLTSHYILGWSFKMNGKAQELALSQLPKLPRGKERSKLLTIGLPVILVSLVLVAISGAVYVIKRKRKFAELLEDWEVDYGPHRFKYKDLYIATKGFRDKELLGSGGFGRVYKGVLATSKIEIAVKKVSHESRQGMREFVAEIVSIGRLRHRNLVPLLGYCRRKGELLLVYDYMSNGSLDKYLFDQPQVTLSWSQRFQVIKGVASGLLYLHEGWDQVVIHRDVKASNVLLDGELNGRLGDFGLARLYDHGTDPQTTHVVGTLGYLAPEHTRSGKATTSTDVYAFGAFMLEVACGRRPIRANGPSEDSILVDWVFSHLSRGEIMEARDPNYGTNYVAEELELVLKLGLMCSHTEAAARPSMRQVVQYLEGDVPCPDLSSLGLGSTGLTFGHREGFDDFFMTYSSSMNKGFSHSSSVADSLLSGGR comes from the coding sequence ATGTTTACCAAGCTTCTAATACTGTTGCCTCTCCTGGGAAGCTTAGTGGTCTCCCAAGATACCAGCTTCACCTACAATGGTTTTACATCGGCCAACCTAAGCCTAGATGGCTTAGCCATAATCACTTCAAATGGCCTTTTGAGGCTCACCAACGACACCAAACAGCAACAGGGTCATGCTTTCTACACAACTCCAATAAGCTTCAAGAACTCGTTGAATGACActgctttctctttctctacGACTTTCGTCTTTGCCATTGCTTCCGGATATCCAACTCTAAGAGGTCATGGTATAGCTTTCGTGATTTCTCCAACAAGAGGGCGCCCAGGAGCTCTTCCAAGCACTTACCTTGGCCTTTTCAATGAGACCAACAATGGTAATGCTACCAATCATGTCGTTGCTGTAGAGCTTGATACAATCCAGAGCCCAGAATTTAAAGATATCAATGATAACCATGTTGGGGTGGACATAAATGGAATGGTGTCCGAGAATTCTTCTCTAGCAGGTTATTATGCTGACAGTGGTGCCTTTATGAACTTGACCCTTATCAGTGGAAACCCAATGCAAGTTTGGGTGGAATATGATGGTGTCAAGAAGCAACTCAATGTAACTTTAGCTCCAATTGGTGTTGGAAAACCCAAATTTCCACTATTGTCTTTATCCCGTGATCTTTCACCTATCATTAACAAAACCATGTATGTTGGGTTCTCTTCCGCAACTGGCTCTCTCCTAACTTCCCATTATATTTTGGGTTGGAGCTTTAAGATGAATGGTAAGGCTCAAGAACTTGCCCTTTCTCAACTTCCCAAGCTGCCTCGAGGTAAAGAGAGATCTAAACTTTTGACAATTGGATTGCCTGTGATTCTTGTTAGTTTAGTCTTGGTAGCAATTTCAGGTGCAGTTTATGtcataaaaaggaaaaggaagttTGCAGAATTGCTAGAAGACTGGGAGGTTGACTATGGGCCTCACAGATTCAAATACAAAGATCTTTATATTGCTACAAAAGGATTTAGGGACAAAGAACTATTGGGTAGTGGTGGATTTGGTAGAGTTTATAAAGGTGTACTAGCTACCTCTAAAATTGAGATTGCCGTGAAGAAGGTCTCTCATGAATCAAGGCAAGGAATGAGAGAATTTGTGGCTGAAATTGTGAGCATAGGTCGGCTTCGCCACAGGAATTTAGTACCACTCTTGGGCTATTGCAGAAGAAAAGGAGAACTGCTCTTGGTGTATGACTACATGTCCAATGGAAGCCTAGACAAGTACCTCTTTGATCAACCTCAGGTCACTCTCAGTTGGAGCCAGAGATTTCAAGTCATAAAAGGTGTGGCATCCGGGCTGCTTTATCTACACGAAGGATGGGATCAAGTTGTCATTCACAGAGACGTGAAGGCTAGTAATGTTTTGCTAGATGGTGAACTGAATGGTAGATTAGGTGACTTTGGTCTTGCAAGATTATATGACCATGGAACTGATCCCCAAACTACCCATGTGGTTGGAACTCTTGGGTATCTTGCGCCAGAGCATACTCGAAGCGGCAAGGCCACAACAAGCACCGATGTGTATGCTTTTGGGGCCTTTATGCTCGAGGTTGCTTGTGGAAGAAGACCAATACGGGCAAATGGGCCATCAGAGGATTCGATTTTGGTTGATTGGGTGTTTTCTCATTTGAGCCGAGGCGAAATTATGGAGGCAAGGGATCCAAATTATGGTACAAATTATGTAGCAGAGGAACTAGAGTTGGTATTGAAACTGGGATTGATGTGCTCTCATACAGAGGCTGCTGCAAGGCCTAGCATGCGCCAAGTTGTGCAGTACTTAGAAGGTGATGTTCCTTGTCCAGACTTATCATCGCTTGGTCTTGGTTCCACCGGCTTAACATTTGGCCACAGGGAAGGTTTCGATGATTTTTTCATGACTTACTCGTCTTCTATGAACAAGGGGTTTTCTCATTCGTCTTCCGTTGCAGATTCTCTTCTCTCAGGGGGACGCTGA
- the LOC142608879 gene encoding uncharacterized protein LOC142608879: MVQRIGGKMVEMFSDSRLVVGQVKGELEARDLRMQEYSSLVYPQGNGQAEGVNKVIVNGFKKRLDDAKEKWVEELPHILWTYCTTPRRSTWETPFSMTYGAEAVIPFETGFLTLRTSSFTPDNNDELLGRSLDLVEERRENVMIQLAYYQHKLK, from the exons ATGGTTCAAAGGATAGGAGGAAAGATGGTggaaatgttctcggattcgaGGCTGGTTGTAGGCCAGGTCAAAGGGGAATTGGAGGCCAGGGATCTAAGGATGCAGGA ATATTCCAGCCTTGTTTAtccacaagggaatggacaggcTGAGGGTGTCAACAAGGTAATAGTGAACGGgttcaagaaaaggttggatgatgctaagGAAAAATGGGTGGAAGAGTTACCACACATTTTGTGGACGTATTGTACTACACCTCGAAGATCTACATGGgagacacccttttcaatgaccTATGGGGCTGAGGCTGTAATTCCTTTTGAAACTGGATTCCTAACATTGAGGACAAGTTCTTTCACTCCAGACAATAATGATGAGTTATTAGGAAGAAGTTTGGATTTAGTTGAAGAACGAAGAGAAAATGTCATGATTCAACTAGcgtattatcaacataagctcaaatAA
- the LOC142608884 gene encoding L-type lectin-domain containing receptor kinase S.4-like produces MPISFTCLKILFLNMATLLRLFFSLIFLSIPVSSQLNQFFFAGFKDVGTNITLNGIAEIQKTGILKLTNETGRLMGHAFYTSPFQFKNSTNGKAFSFSTSFAFTIVPEYPKLGGHGLAFTIATTKDIQAHPSQYLGLFNPSDVGNSSDHLFAVEFDTVQDFEFGDINDNHVGIDINSLTSNASATAAYFTDNSTKQDLNLKSGKAIQAWIDYDSVQNVLNVTISPFSAKPSKPILSFPLDLSPILQESMYVGFSASTGLLASSHYVLGWSFKINGQAPALDLSSLPSLPGLKKQQHTALKVGISVSAIVLALSAIFVAIYLFRKIKNADIVEDWELELGPHRYSYQELKKATNGFGEKGLLGSGGFGLVYKGTLPNSKTQVAVKRISHKSQQGLREFVSEIASIGRLRHRNLVQLLGWCRKRDDLLLVYDFMANGSLDNSLFDEPKTVLSWEQRFTIIKGVASGLLYLHEGYEQVVIHRDVKASNVLLDNELNGRLGDFGLARLCEHGSNPGTTRVVGTLGYLAPELPRTGKATTCSDVFAFGALLLEVACGRRPIEPKAMPEELVLVDWVWDRFIEGKLLAVVDPRLNGDFDESEVVVVLKLGLMCSNNAPMARPSMRQVVRYLEGEANISDDLRAPSEFNNGKGHVEGFDDFVHSFASSSFGKMNSFSSTMNRNRSVSFASLSTSPHSLLQGRGETR; encoded by the coding sequence ATGCCCATTTCATTCACATGCCTTAAGATTCTCTTCCTAAACATGGCCACACTTCTTAGATTGTTCTTTTCTCTTATCTTCCTTTCAATCCCTGTTTCATCCCAGCTTAACCAATTTTTCTTTGCTGGATTCAAAGATGTGGGCACCAACATAACCTTAAATGGAATCGCTGAGATCCAAAAAACTGGCATTCTTAAATTAACCAACGAGACCGGTCGGTTAATGGGTCATGCTTTCTATACCTCTCCATTTCAGTTCAAGAACTCCACCAATGGTAAAGCTTTCTCTTTTTCCACATCTTTTGCTTTTACCATAGTCCCCGAGTATCCAAAGCTCGGAGGCCACGGCCTTGCTTTCACAATCGCAACCACTAAGGATATACAAGCTCATCCAAGCCAGTACCTTGGCCTTTTCAATCCTAGCGATGTGGGAAATTCCTCAGATCATCTCTTCGCAGTTGAGTTCGACACTGTCCAAGACTTCGAGTTCGGAGACATCAACGACAACCATGTTGGAATCGACATCAATAGCTTAACCTCCAATGCCTCAGCCACCGCAGCATACTTCACCGACAACTCAACAAAACAAGACCTTAACCTCAAGAGTGGGAAAGCTATTCAAGCTTGGATCGACTACGATTCAGTTCAAAATGTTCTCAACGTTACCATTTCGCCATTTTCTGCAAAACCCAGTAAGCCAATCCTATCTTTTCCTTTAGATCTCTCACCAATCCTTCAAGAATCCATGTACGTTGGCTTCTCTGCTTCGACGGGTTTGCTTGCGAGCTCACACTACGTTTTGGGCTGGAGCTTCAAGATTAATGGGCAAGCTCCAGCTCTTGATCTCTCTTCTCTGCCTTCACTACCTGGACTCAAGAAGCAACAGCACACAGCTCTAAAAGTAGGTATTTCTGTTTCAGCTATTGTTCTTGCACTATCTGCAATTTTCGTTGCTATATACTTGTTTAGGAAGATTAAGAACGCCGACATAGTCGAAGATTGGGAGCTCGAACTAGGCCCACATCGTTATTCTTACCAAGAACTAAAGAAAGCAACCAATGGTTTCGGAGAAAAAGGACTACTTGGTAGTGGTGGTTTTGGTCTAGTTTACAAAGGTACGCTTCCGAATTCAAAAACCCAAGTTGCTGTTAAGAGAATCTCCCACAAATCCCAACAGGGTTTGCGTGAATTCGTATCGGAAATCGCTAGCATCGGTCGACTTCGCCACCGGAATTTGGTTCAATTATTGGGTTGGTGTCGTAAACGCGATGATCTTCTTCTTGTGTATGATTTTATGGCTAATGGGAGCTTAGATAATTCCTTGTTTGATGAGCCAAAAACAGTTCTTTCTTGGGAGCAAAGGTTCACCATCATAAAGGGTGTTGCTTCTGGGCTTTTGTATCTACACGAAGGCTATGAACAAGTTGTGATTCACAGAGATGTTAAGGCTAGCAACGTGTTACTAGACAATGAGCTCAATGGAAGACTAGGCGATTTTGGACTAGCAAGATTGTGTGAACACGGGTCGAACCCAGGTACTACTCGGGTCGTTGGCACGTTAGGCTATCTTGCACCAGAGTTGCCTAGAACAGGCAAGGCCACAACATGTTCAGATGTGTTTGCATTTGGTGCACTTTTGCTCGAGGTTGCCTGTGGGCGTAGGCCCATTGAGCCCAAAGCGATGCCGGAAGAGTTGGTCTTGGTCGATTGGGTTTGGGACAGGTTCATTGAAGGAAAGCTACTTGCTGTGGTGGACCCAAGGTTgaatggtgattttgatgagagtgaggtggtggtggtgttgaaGTTGGGGCTAATGTGTTCAAATAATGCACCAATGGCACGGCCTAGTATGAGACAAGTGGTGAGGTACTTGGAAGGAGAGGCTAACATCTCGGATGATTTGAGAGCCCCAAGTGAGTTCAATAATGGGAAGGGTCATGTGGAAGGGTTTGATGATTTTGTGCACTCATTTGCATCTTCCTCGTTTGGTAAGATGAACTCGTTCTCATCCACAATGAACAGAAATAGAAGTGTTAGTTTTGCTTCTCTTTCTACTTCGCCTCACTCCCTTCTCCAAGGCAGAGGGGAAACTAGGTAG